A genomic segment from Callithrix jacchus isolate 240 chromosome 8, calJac240_pri, whole genome shotgun sequence encodes:
- the TMEM121 gene encoding transmembrane protein 121, with amino-acid sequence MVLPPPDRRHVCLTTLVIMGSMAVMDAYLVEQNQGPRKIGVCIIVLVGDVCFLLVLRYVAVWVGAEVRTAKRGYAMILWFLYIFVLEIKLYFIFQNYKAARRGAADPVARKALTLLLSVCVPGLFLLLVALDRMEYVRTFRKREDLRGRLFWVALDLLDLLDMQASLWEPPRSGLPLWAEGLTFFYCYMLLLVLPCVALSEVSMQGEHIAPQKMMLYPVLSLATVNVVAVLARAANMALFRDSRVSAIFVGKNVVALATKACTFLEYRRQVRDFPPPTLALELQPPPPQRNSVPPPQPLHGPPGRPHGSSPTRDPLDT; translated from the coding sequence ATGGTGCTGCCGCCCCCGGACCGGCGCCACGTGTGCCTGACCACGCTGGTGATCATGGGCAGCATGGCCGTCATGGACGCGTACCTGGTGGAGCAGAACCAGGGCCCGCGCAAGATCGGCGTGTGCATCATCGTGCTGGTGGGCGACGTGTGTTTCTTGCTGGTGCTGCGCTACGTGGCCGTGTGGGTGGGCGCCGAGGTGCGCACGGCCAAGCGCGGCTACGCCATGATCCTGTGGTTCCTCTACATCTTCGTGCTGGAGATCAAGCTCTACTTCATCTTCCAGAACTACAAAGCGGCGCGGCGTGGCGCGGCGGACCCCGTGGCGCGCAAGGCGCTGACGCTGCTGCTGTCGGTGTGTGTGCCCGGCCTGTTCCTGCTGCTCGTGGCGCTGGACCGCATGGAGTACGTGCGCACCTTCCGCAAGCGCGAGGACCTGCGCGGCCGCCTGTTTTGGGTGGCGCTGGACCTGCTGGACCTGCTGGACATGCAGGCCAGCCTGTGGGAGCCGCCGCGCTCCGGGCTGCCGCTGTGGGCCGAGGGCCTCACCTTCTTCTACTGCTACATGCTGCTGCTGGTGCTGCCGTGCGTGGCGCTCAGCGAGGTCAGCATGCAGGGCGAGCACATCGCGCCACAGAAGATGATGCTCTACCCGGTGCTCAGCCTCGCCACCGTCAACGTGGTGGCCGTGCTGGCGCGCGCCGCCAACATGGCGCTGTTCCGCGACAGCCGCGTCTCGGCCATCTTCGTCGGCAAAAACGTGGTGGCGCTCGCCACCAAGGCCTGCACCTTCCTGGAGTACCGCAGACAGGTGCGCGACTTCCCGCCGCCCACGCTGGCGCTGGAGCTGCAGCCGCCGCCCCCACAGCGCAACTCTGTGCCGCCGCCTCAGCCGCTGCACGGCCCGCCCGGGCGTCCCCACGGGTCCTCGCCCACGCGTGACCCCCTGGACACGTGA